A genomic stretch from Leptotrichia sp. HSP-536 includes:
- a CDS encoding chromate transporter, which yields MSLEILLLLFFTFFKIGLFSFGGGYAILPLIQADVVDMHKWISKVQFTDIVAISQVTPGPISLNAATYVGYLLGNKAGFWNGFLTGTVATLGLILPSVIIMTIFSKFYLKFQDNKYMDNAFAGLKIVVVGLILAAAIMLIDKNNFIDWKSVVIFFVSMTLVLKWKISPILLTVIAAIAGIIIY from the coding sequence ATGAGTTTGGAAATATTATTGCTGTTATTTTTTACGTTTTTTAAGATAGGATTATTTAGTTTTGGGGGAGGATATGCAATTTTGCCGCTTATTCAGGCAGATGTTGTAGATATGCACAAATGGATAAGCAAAGTTCAATTTACGGATATAGTGGCAATTTCACAAGTAACGCCAGGTCCTATTTCATTGAATGCTGCAACTTATGTCGGTTATCTTCTTGGAAACAAGGCTGGATTTTGGAATGGTTTTCTCACAGGAACAGTTGCAACACTGGGATTAATTCTTCCATCGGTCATTATAATGACAATTTTTAGTAAATTTTATTTAAAATTTCAAGATAATAAATATATGGACAATGCTTTTGCTGGACTAAAAATAGTTGTTGTCGGATTGATTTTGGCGGCTGCCATAATGCTGATTGATAAAAATAATTTTATAGACTGGAAAAGCGTAGTAATATTTTTTGTATCAATGACATTGGTGTTAAAATGGAAAATAAGTCCAATATTATTGACAGTAATTGCGGCAATTGCAGGAATTATAATTTATTAA
- a CDS encoding SIMPL domain-containing protein (The SIMPL domain is named for its presence in mouse protein SIMPL (signalling molecule that associates with mouse pelle-like kinase). Bacterial member BP26, from Brucella, was shown to assemble into a channel-like structure, while YggE from E. coli has been associated with resistance to oxidative stress.): MKKIQFIIIPTILSFGLIISSALISNALDKVNKNENRITVKGVAERRIKADKALINIVISKKSENLDELKKDISEREKLIINLIRNLKIGENEYSIGNLRIQPNYVDSSLNNTRQSSENSSLSAAIPGTSNKISDYNGVEVISIITKNIDKTEEFYRKLAELKLQRNNIEVNIPEYYITNLERYKKDLVVDASRNAEIRAIEMLKVNNNEIGGLKNMNQGQFELLEDTEDVKKINEDESNQIYKKLRLVVTATYLIKY, encoded by the coding sequence TTGAAAAAGATACAATTTATAATAATTCCTACAATATTATCCTTTGGATTAATTATATCATCAGCATTGATTTCAAATGCTTTGGACAAGGTTAATAAGAATGAAAATAGAATTACGGTAAAAGGTGTGGCTGAACGAAGAATTAAAGCTGATAAAGCACTTATAAATATAGTAATTTCTAAAAAAAGTGAAAATCTTGATGAATTAAAAAAAGATATATCGGAAAGGGAAAAATTGATTATTAATTTAATTAGGAATCTGAAAATTGGTGAAAATGAATACAGCATAGGAAACCTTCGTATTCAGCCAAACTATGTAGACAGTTCATTAAATAATACAAGACAATCATCTGAAAATTCTTCTCTTTCCGCTGCAATACCTGGGACAAGCAATAAAATCTCAGACTATAATGGAGTCGAAGTAATCTCAATTATTACAAAAAATATTGACAAAACAGAAGAATTTTATAGAAAGCTAGCTGAATTGAAATTACAAAGAAATAATATTGAAGTAAATATTCCAGAGTATTATATTACAAATTTGGAAAGATATAAGAAAGATTTAGTTGTGGATGCTTCAAGAAATGCTGAAATTCGTGCAATTGAAATGTTAAAAGTGAATAATAATGAAATTGGTGGACTGAAAAACATGAATCAAGGTCAATTTGAATTATTGGAAGATACTGAAGATGTGAAAAAAATAAATGAAGATGAAAGTAATCAAATTTACAAAAAATTGAGATTAGTCGTTACGGCCACATATTTAATAAAGTATTAA
- a CDS encoding PTS sugar transporter subunit IIA — MGLFDLFKKGNKGDETKQEFEGKVTAPISGNILPLSEVPDEVFAQKMVGDGIAIEPTASGVMLAPASGRVEKIFDTNHAFSIVTPAGIEIFVHFGMDTVQLEGKGFERIAEEGAVVKAGDPLIKYDYDFLKANAKSIITPVIISNYEDYASLNPVESGKATAGETVVLNVQK; from the coding sequence ATGGGATTATTTGATTTATTCAAAAAAGGTAATAAAGGTGATGAAACTAAACAAGAATTTGAAGGAAAAGTAACAGCACCTATTTCAGGAAACATCTTACCTTTATCAGAAGTACCTGATGAAGTTTTTGCTCAAAAAATGGTAGGAGATGGAATCGCTATTGAACCAACAGCGTCAGGTGTAATGTTAGCACCAGCTTCTGGAAGAGTAGAAAAAATCTTCGATACTAATCACGCTTTTAGTATTGTAACTCCTGCTGGAATTGAAATTTTTGTTCACTTCGGAATGGATACAGTTCAATTGGAAGGAAAAGGATTTGAAAGAATCGCTGAAGAAGGAGCAGTAGTAAAAGCAGGAGATCCATTAATCAAATATGATTATGATTTCTTAAAAGCAAATGCAAAATCAATTATCACGCCAGTAATTATTTCAAATTATGAAGATTATGCTTCATTAAATCCAGTTGAATCAGGAAAAGCAACTGCAGGAGAAACAGTTGTATTGAATGTTCAAAAGTAG
- a CDS encoding tetratricopeptide repeat protein has translation MLETLIFREIRYNENNGQLLKENLIKIKDNPDDTEVLQTLASIYHALKENDKAIKIYEKLVKLEPEKSENWAFLGYLYYENEELEKAEKNFNKALEDDMDEPFVLFLLGNIYSRKGKINEAVDCYDLAIFLDFDMYIAHIDFARKYEHMGRHKKALEEYKAAFRIDPRDEGLVEKIDYIENKCNMIEKNKKGNNLNFSAVNLGII, from the coding sequence ATGTTAGAAACATTAATTTTTAGAGAAATAAGATATAATGAAAACAACGGACAACTTCTAAAAGAAAATTTGATTAAAATTAAAGACAATCCTGATGATACGGAAGTATTACAGACGCTAGCTTCTATTTATCATGCTTTGAAGGAAAACGACAAGGCAATCAAAATTTATGAAAAATTAGTAAAATTGGAACCTGAAAAGAGTGAAAATTGGGCTTTTTTAGGATATTTATACTATGAAAATGAAGAGCTTGAAAAAGCTGAGAAAAATTTTAATAAAGCTTTAGAAGATGATATGGATGAGCCATTTGTATTATTTTTATTAGGAAATATATATTCAAGGAAAGGAAAAATAAATGAAGCAGTTGATTGTTATGATCTTGCGATATTCCTAGATTTTGATATGTATATTGCACATATTGATTTTGCTAGAAAATATGAACATATGGGGCGTCATAAAAAGGCACTGGAGGAGTATAAAGCAGCATTTAGAATTGATCCTAGAGATGAAGGTCTTGTTGAGAAAATAGACTATATTGAAAATAAATGTAATATGATAGAAAAAAATAAAAAAGGGAATAATTTAAACTTTTCAGCAGTAAATTTAGGAATTATTTAA
- a CDS encoding tetratricopeptide repeat protein — MKRKYIIVIFMLILVFSCGKKEKKNNNAKPNARIEQKETDKIKELIEKAKKGDVEAQTQLGEAYLHGIDTKVDYKKAMEWSKKAAAKKSYRAMTNIGIIYLEGLGVEKDYKKAFKSLSDGADGGDMKAPKYLGIIYQNGLGQKKSFDTAAFYYEIADSSGDMSVRYNLGKIYEMAGNYEKSLEIYKKTENRMNNVTAPMYEALGDLYANGKGVKKNLKEASEWYEKAANSGSQQAKNKLDKLK; from the coding sequence ATGAAAAGAAAATACATCATTGTGATATTTATGTTAATATTGGTGTTTAGCTGTGGAAAGAAAGAAAAAAAGAATAATAATGCAAAACCTAATGCAAGAATTGAACAAAAGGAAACGGATAAAATAAAGGAGTTGATAGAAAAGGCTAAAAAAGGGGATGTGGAAGCACAGACACAGCTTGGTGAAGCCTATCTTCATGGAATTGATACAAAAGTTGATTATAAAAAAGCTATGGAATGGAGTAAAAAAGCCGCTGCAAAGAAAAGCTACCGTGCAATGACAAATATTGGTATCATTTATCTTGAGGGACTTGGAGTAGAAAAGGATTATAAAAAAGCATTTAAATCACTTTCGGATGGGGCAGATGGCGGAGACATGAAAGCTCCAAAATATTTAGGAATAATATATCAAAATGGATTAGGTCAGAAAAAAAGCTTTGACACTGCTGCATTTTATTATGAAATTGCAGATAGTAGCGGTGATATGAGTGTACGGTATAATTTAGGGAAAATTTATGAAATGGCTGGAAATTATGAAAAATCACTAGAAATTTATAAAAAAACTGAAAATAGAATGAATAATGTTACAGCTCCAATGTATGAGGCTCTAGGAGATTTGTATGCAAATGGAAAAGGTGTCAAAAAAAACCTGAAAGAAGCTAGCGAATGGTATGAAAAGGCCGCAAACTCTGGAAGTCAGCAAGCTAAGAATAAATTGGACAAGCTAAAATAA
- a CDS encoding RNA-guided endonuclease InsQ/TnpB family protein yields MLEGELKKLQKSLSRKVKFFKNWYKQKAKISKLHEHIKNCRRDFLHKLSKKLSKEHNAVVIEDLNMKGMSQALNFGKSVGDNGWGMFLRMLEYKLMFLGKQFLKIDKWFPSSKTCSKCGNVKEELKLSERSYKCECCGIEIDRDYNAALNIKNIGKEMLKY; encoded by the coding sequence ATGTTGGAAGGAGAATTGAAAAAATTGCAGAAATCATTGTCAAGAAAAGTGAAATTTTTTAAAAATTGGTATAAGCAAAAAGCGAAAATATCAAAATTACATGAGCATATTAAAAATTGTCGAAGAGATTTTCTGCATAAATTATCGAAAAAATTGTCCAAAGAACATAATGCTGTGGTTATTGAGGATCTGAATATGAAAGGGATGAGCCAGGCATTAAATTTTGGGAAAAGTGTAGGAGATAATGGATGGGGAATGTTTTTGAGGATGCTTGAGTATAAACTGATGTTTTTAGGAAAGCAATTTTTAAAAATAGATAAGTGGTTTCCGTCGTCGAAAACTTGCAGTAAATGTGGAAATGTTAAAGAGGAGCTGAAATTATCAGAAAGAAGCTATAAATGTGAGTGCTGTGGAATTGAGATTGATAGAGATTACAATGCGGCACTGAATATAAAAAACATTGGAAAAGAGATGTTGAAATATTAG
- a CDS encoding chromate transporter, protein MKTYLELFWIFFKIGTFTLGGGYAMVPLIQNEIVNRKKWIEEEEFIKLLALAQSSPGALAVNVSVFVGYKMKRTLGLIATVLGATLPSFIIIFIIASLFSNIQDNVYVIKTFKAIRPMVVALIAASVYTIGKSARINRKTLWLVILVAILVAFVGFPPVAMIALGAVLGNIWMVWRNKK, encoded by the coding sequence ATGAAAACATATTTGGAATTATTTTGGATATTTTTTAAAATAGGTACCTTTACTCTTGGAGGAGGGTATGCGATGGTGCCACTTATTCAAAATGAAATTGTGAACAGAAAAAAATGGATTGAAGAAGAGGAATTTATCAAATTACTAGCATTAGCTCAGTCTTCACCAGGCGCTTTGGCAGTAAATGTTTCAGTTTTTGTTGGATATAAGATGAAAAGGACGTTAGGACTGATAGCTACTGTTCTAGGAGCAACATTGCCGTCATTTATAATTATTTTCATTATTGCGTCATTATTTAGCAATATACAGGATAATGTATACGTAATAAAGACTTTTAAGGCGATAAGACCGATGGTAGTGGCATTAATTGCGGCGAGTGTCTATACAATTGGGAAATCGGCTAGAATTAATCGAAAAACATTGTGGCTAGTTATTCTTGTGGCTATATTAGTGGCATTTGTCGGATTTCCGCCTGTTGCGATGATTGCTTTGGGAGCTGTTTTAGGAAATATTTGGATGGTTTGGAGGAATAAAAAATGA
- a CDS encoding cation:dicarboxylate symporter family transporter, which translates to MTVAVFSSIWIVILILLFFLLIHINMNLKKKFKFSTRIIISTVLGFAVGIIFQSTLGLVGAPEHEAVIKNVTNAASLVGRGFTGLLKMIVVPLVGLSVYNSIINSKNNENLKKLTIKSIIYYTVTVTIAAIIGIIVAMTFKLGVGMKMPEGMEAWTGKGDYKGLVDVVVSFIPSNIFKAMTETSIIGVVIFAVFLGFSTNRIGSKNPEKIKPLKDVTEALFSVMTSVTITIIKIIPYGVAALMFDLTASYGIEVFKNLVTYLIVMFISLGLVVIMQSLNLAIHGVNPLRYYKKVTAPLILSFTTTSSLGTLPVTIETLEKEVGVSIPTANFTATLGTTIGMNGCAGVFPAVIAIMIANMNGISITPAFLISLVTVIVLGSFGMAGIPGTAYIAATVVLGGMGLPFDPVAVVLPIDSIIDMGRTAINVNGAMVISTVVDKEMRTFDEKVFKGERTVEI; encoded by the coding sequence ATGACAGTAGCAGTATTTTCGAGTATATGGATAGTAATTTTAATTTTGCTGTTCTTTTTATTGATTCATATAAATATGAATTTAAAGAAAAAATTTAAGTTTTCGACAAGGATAATTATTTCTACAGTGTTGGGATTTGCTGTGGGAATTATATTTCAGTCAACTTTGGGATTAGTAGGAGCGCCTGAACATGAGGCTGTTATAAAGAATGTGACAAATGCGGCATCGTTAGTGGGGAGAGGATTTACAGGTCTTTTAAAAATGATAGTTGTTCCCCTAGTTGGGTTATCAGTTTACAATTCAATAATTAATTCTAAAAATAATGAGAATCTGAAAAAACTGACTATAAAATCAATAATTTATTATACAGTGACTGTGACTATTGCAGCGATTATTGGGATTATAGTTGCTATGACGTTTAAACTGGGAGTTGGAATGAAGATGCCTGAAGGAATGGAAGCATGGACTGGGAAAGGTGATTACAAAGGACTCGTCGATGTTGTAGTTTCATTTATTCCGTCAAATATTTTTAAGGCAATGACAGAGACAAGCATTATAGGAGTAGTTATTTTCGCAGTATTTCTTGGATTTTCCACAAATAGAATTGGGTCAAAAAATCCTGAAAAGATAAAACCTTTGAAAGATGTAACAGAAGCATTGTTTTCAGTAATGACAAGTGTTACAATTACAATAATAAAAATAATTCCATATGGAGTGGCTGCGTTAATGTTTGACTTGACAGCTTCCTATGGGATAGAAGTATTTAAGAATCTTGTTACATATTTGATTGTAATGTTTATATCATTAGGATTAGTTGTAATAATGCAATCCTTAAACCTTGCAATACATGGTGTAAATCCGTTAAGATACTATAAAAAAGTAACAGCACCATTAATTCTTTCATTTACAACAACTTCAAGTTTAGGAACTTTGCCTGTAACAATTGAAACATTGGAAAAAGAAGTAGGAGTAAGTATACCAACAGCAAACTTTACAGCAACGTTAGGAACCACAATAGGAATGAATGGATGTGCAGGAGTATTTCCAGCAGTAATAGCAATAATGATAGCCAATATGAACGGCATTTCAATTACTCCGGCATTTTTAATAAGTCTTGTAACAGTAATCGTGCTGGGCTCATTCGGTATGGCAGGAATTCCTGGAACAGCTTATATTGCAGCAACAGTTGTGCTTGGTGGAATGGGACTGCCTTTTGATCCTGTAGCAGTAGTATTGCCTATTGACTCAATAATAGATATGGGACGTACAGCAATAAATGTAAACGGAGCGATGGTGATTTCAACTGTAGTAGACAAGGAAATGAGAACTTTTGATGAAAAAGTCTTTAAAGGAGAGCGGACAGTTGAGATATAA
- a CDS encoding M18 family aminopeptidase yields MIHTTKELEEIQKNFIEMEVKSFAREVIEFIDESPSTYHVVKNCSDILDENGFKRIMSREKWEIKKGGKYFFKKSSSTIIAFTVGENFDVKKGFKIFGAHTDSPCFRIKPNPEIVTENVVRLNTEVYGGPILSTWFDRPLSIAGRVIVKGEDPFFPKTVKIKIDEPLLTIPNLAIHQNREVNNGVKIDKQNDVLPVISLINKNFEKKGYLERVILEKTGIKKEDIIDFDLYLYATEKGCLLGANEEFMSSPKLDNLASVYTGIIGLVEAQENQDRINIFVAFDNEEIGSATKQGADSNYLLNTLERISLALGLDRSNFLQMLESSYILSADAAHAAHPAHLGKTDPTNRGKINEGISIKISAKQKYTSDGYSIAVIRQLIEGTEIRIQPFVNESNELGGSTIGPISSTHLDIDGIDLGIPMLAMHSARELCGVFDAFYLKELAKEFFSKG; encoded by the coding sequence ATGATACACACAACGAAAGAGCTGGAAGAGATACAGAAGAATTTTATTGAAATGGAAGTGAAAAGTTTTGCAAGGGAAGTTATTGAGTTTATTGATGAAAGTCCAAGCACTTATCACGTTGTGAAAAATTGTTCGGATATTTTAGATGAAAATGGATTTAAGAGAATTATGTCACGTGAGAAATGGGAGATTAAAAAGGGAGGAAAGTATTTTTTTAAAAAGTCCAGTTCCACAATAATCGCTTTTACAGTTGGAGAAAATTTTGATGTGAAAAAAGGCTTTAAAATTTTTGGAGCACATACAGATTCTCCTTGTTTTAGAATAAAACCAAATCCTGAAATAGTTACGGAAAATGTAGTGAGATTAAATACAGAAGTTTATGGAGGACCTATTTTGAGTACTTGGTTTGACAGACCACTTTCCATTGCTGGACGTGTTATTGTGAAAGGAGAAGATCCATTTTTTCCAAAAACTGTAAAGATTAAGATAGACGAACCACTTTTAACAATACCAAATCTTGCAATTCATCAAAATAGAGAAGTAAATAACGGAGTAAAAATTGATAAACAGAATGATGTTTTGCCTGTAATTTCACTTATTAATAAAAATTTTGAGAAAAAAGGATATCTTGAGAGAGTTATTTTGGAAAAAACAGGGATAAAAAAAGAAGATATAATTGATTTTGACTTGTATTTATATGCAACTGAAAAAGGATGTCTTTTGGGAGCAAATGAGGAATTTATGTCGTCACCAAAACTTGATAATCTTGCTTCTGTCTATACAGGGATAATCGGACTTGTGGAAGCTCAAGAAAATCAGGATAGAATCAATATTTTTGTAGCTTTTGACAATGAGGAGATAGGAAGTGCCACAAAACAGGGGGCAGATTCCAATTATTTATTAAATACACTTGAAAGAATTTCACTGGCACTAGGGCTTGATAGAAGTAACTTTTTGCAAATGCTTGAAAGTTCTTATATTTTATCAGCTGATGCGGCACACGCAGCACATCCTGCACATTTAGGAAAAACAGATCCTACAAATCGTGGGAAAATAAATGAAGGGATTTCAATAAAAATAAGTGCAAAACAGAAATATACTTCCGATGGATATTCAATTGCGGTAATCAGACAGCTTATTGAAGGAACAGAGATACGGATTCAGCCTTTTGTTAATGAGTCAAACGAGCTTGGAGGAAGCACAATCGGCCCAATTTCTTCAACACATCTGGATATAGATGGAATTGACTTAGGAATACCAATGCTTGCAATGCATTCAGCAAGGGAACTATGTGGAGTTTTTGATGCGTTTTATTTAAAGGAATTGGCAAAAGAATTTTTTTCAAAAGGATAA
- a CDS encoding DEAD/DEAH box helicase, whose amino-acid sequence MQRFEDFGLSTEMLNALSKKGFEEPSEIQKLVVPELLKERTHLIGQAQTGTGKTAAFGIPILETIDADKTVRALILAPTRELANQVSDEIYSLKGEKDIKVLAVYGGASIENQIKRLKAGVDIVVGTPGRVMDLMRKKVLKVDNLDYFVLDEADEMLNMGFLEDIEAILEKTNDEKKMLFFSATIPKAIMAIAKRFMPEHKLLKVEKKELTTNLTEQIYYEVKQEDKFEALCRVLDYEQNFYGIVFCRTKSEVDDVTNKLKARNYDAECIHGDITQALRQKALDLFKKKILTILVATDVAARGIDVSNLTHVINYSIPQEAESYVHRIGRTGRAGHKGVAITFVTPREASKLAQIKRVTKTDIKREDIPNVEEILEAKKEALVAYVDEIIKESDFNAYEELAQRLIEGRDARQVLASVLRHVYEDEFLPDNYNEIADVKVKINDKTRLFIALGSKDGYNVGRLLDLLNKKARTPGRKVKDVKIMDKYSFITVPLQEAEYIMRALNSKKDAKPLVEEATGNRNGGGEKGDKKSGKRDRDRKRRKKSSEKKSDKSSKGKKDKKKDKKTRRVKK is encoded by the coding sequence ATGCAAAGATTTGAAGATTTCGGTTTAAGTACAGAGATGCTTAATGCCCTAAGTAAAAAAGGATTTGAAGAACCAAGTGAAATACAGAAATTGGTTGTTCCTGAATTATTGAAAGAAAGAACTCACTTGATTGGACAGGCTCAGACGGGAACGGGAAAAACTGCGGCTTTTGGTATTCCGATATTGGAAACTATTGACGCTGATAAAACAGTTAGAGCTTTAATTTTGGCACCGACAAGGGAGCTTGCAAATCAAGTTTCTGATGAAATTTATTCATTAAAAGGAGAAAAAGATATAAAAGTTCTTGCTGTGTATGGAGGAGCTTCTATTGAAAATCAGATAAAAAGATTAAAAGCTGGAGTAGATATTGTTGTGGGGACTCCAGGACGTGTTATGGATTTGATGAGAAAAAAAGTTCTAAAAGTAGATAATTTGGACTATTTTGTGCTGGATGAAGCTGATGAAATGTTAAATATGGGATTTTTGGAAGACATTGAAGCAATTTTGGAAAAAACTAATGATGAGAAAAAAATGTTATTCTTTTCAGCCACAATTCCTAAAGCAATTATGGCAATTGCAAAAAGATTTATGCCTGAACACAAATTGCTAAAAGTTGAAAAAAAGGAACTTACAACAAACTTAACAGAGCAAATTTATTACGAAGTAAAACAGGAAGATAAATTTGAAGCACTGTGTAGAGTTTTAGATTATGAGCAAAACTTTTACGGAATAGTATTTTGCCGTACAAAATCAGAAGTTGATGATGTTACAAATAAATTGAAAGCAAGAAACTATGATGCAGAATGTATTCACGGAGATATTACCCAAGCTCTAAGACAAAAGGCGCTTGATTTATTCAAGAAAAAAATATTGACAATATTAGTTGCTACAGACGTTGCGGCTCGTGGAATTGATGTAAGCAACTTGACGCACGTTATTAACTACTCTATCCCGCAGGAAGCTGAATCTTACGTTCACAGAATCGGTAGAACAGGACGTGCTGGTCATAAGGGAGTTGCAATAACTTTCGTAACTCCAAGAGAAGCAAGCAAACTTGCCCAAATTAAGAGAGTTACAAAAACTGACATTAAAAGAGAAGACATTCCAAACGTGGAAGAAATTCTGGAAGCTAAAAAAGAAGCATTAGTTGCTTATGTAGACGAAATTATCAAAGAAAGCGATTTTAATGCTTACGAAGAGCTTGCTCAAAGATTAATTGAAGGAAGAGACGCTAGACAAGTGCTTGCTTCTGTTTTAAGACACGTTTATGAAGATGAATTTTTACCAGATAATTACAATGAAATTGCGGATGTAAAAGTAAAAATTAACGATAAGACAAGATTATTCATCGCACTTGGAAGCAAAGACGGCTATAACGTGGGAAGACTTCTTGATTTGTTAAATAAAAAGGCAAGAACGCCTGGAAGAAAAGTAAAAGATGTAAAAATTATGGACAAATACTCTTTTATCACAGTACCATTACAAGAAGCAGAATACATAATGCGGGCATTAAATTCTAAAAAAGATGCAAAACCGCTTGTTGAAGAAGCTACTGGAAACAGAAATGGCGGTGGTGAAAAAGGTGACAAAAAATCTGGAAAAAGAGATAGAGACAGAAAACGAAGAAAAAAATCTTCTGAAAAAAAATCTGATAAATCTTCAAAAGGAAAAAAAGATAAAAAGAAAGATAAAAAAACAAGAAGAGTAAAAAAATAA
- a CDS encoding ATP-binding protein, producing the protein MINLVCDAIIPDGAMKDVEEIEKSILTTYKKNIWAKFLRAINDFDMIQDGDKIAIGVSGGKDSLLLVKLFQELKKDKRKNFDFKAVSLNPGFRNSDLDNFKNNLDKLNIDCEIIDTNIWEIANEKAKDYPCFLCAKMRRGILYTQVEKLGFNKLTLGHHFDDVIETTLINMFYAGTLKTMTPKVSSTSGKLELIRPLIYVKEADIIDYTKTNGIRAMNCGCTIEAGKTSSKRKEMKDLLIELEKKNPGIKQSVFNSMKNINLDYVFGYTGEEGDK; encoded by the coding sequence ATGATAAATTTAGTATGTGATGCAATTATTCCAGATGGAGCGATGAAAGATGTGGAAGAAATTGAAAAAAGTATATTGACAACTTACAAAAAAAATATATGGGCAAAATTTTTGAGAGCAATTAATGATTTTGATATGATACAGGATGGAGATAAAATAGCGATTGGAGTTTCTGGCGGGAAAGATAGCTTACTTTTAGTAAAGTTATTTCAGGAATTAAAGAAAGATAAACGTAAAAATTTTGACTTTAAAGCCGTTAGCTTAAATCCTGGTTTTAGAAATTCAGATTTAGATAATTTTAAAAATAATTTAGATAAATTAAATATTGATTGCGAAATTATTGATACAAATATTTGGGAAATTGCGAATGAAAAGGCGAAAGACTATCCTTGCTTTTTGTGTGCTAAAATGCGACGAGGAATATTATATACACAAGTGGAAAAGTTAGGATTTAACAAATTGACGCTTGGGCATCATTTTGACGATGTTATTGAAACCACTTTGATAAATATGTTTTATGCTGGAACACTGAAAACAATGACTCCAAAAGTTTCTTCAACTTCTGGAAAACTGGAATTAATTCGTCCACTAATTTATGTAAAAGAAGCCGATATAATCGACTATACAAAAACAAATGGAATACGTGCAATGAACTGTGGATGTACAATTGAAGCTGGAAAAACTTCGAGCAAACGTAAAGAAATGAAAGATTTACTTATCGAACTTGAAAAGAAAAATCCTGGAATTAAGCAAAGTGTGTTTAATTCGATGAAAAATATAAATTTGGATTATGTTTTTGGATATACAGGAGAAGAAGGAGATAAATAA
- the efp gene encoding elongation factor P, with translation MKPAAELRQGSTYRKNNIPYLILKAERHQSTSGKRQRAAEVKFKTKELISGKIQEITVLATELMDDIILDRNQMQFLYEIDGEYNFMDQETFEQIALSTEDLGDAVNFLEEEMVIQVLMYEGTPVGVELPNTVVREVTYTEPGLKGDTIGRATKPATVSTGYTLQVPLFVAIGDKIKIDTRTGEYIERAN, from the coding sequence ATGAAACCAGCAGCAGAATTAAGACAAGGAAGTACATATAGAAAGAACAACATCCCATATTTAATACTAAAAGCTGAAAGACATCAATCAACATCAGGAAAAAGACAAAGGGCAGCCGAAGTAAAATTCAAAACAAAAGAATTAATTTCTGGAAAAATTCAGGAAATTACAGTTTTGGCAACTGAACTTATGGACGACATCATTCTTGACAGAAATCAAATGCAATTTTTATATGAAATTGACGGAGAATACAACTTTATGGATCAAGAAACTTTTGAGCAAATCGCTTTATCAACTGAAGATTTGGGAGATGCAGTGAATTTCTTGGAAGAAGAAATGGTTATTCAAGTATTAATGTATGAAGGAACTCCAGTTGGTGTAGAATTACCAAACACTGTAGTTAGGGAAGTAACTTACACAGAACCAGGGCTAAAAGGAGATACAATTGGTCGTGCAACAAAACCTGCGACAGTGTCAACAGGTTACACTTTACAAGTACCTTTATTTGTAGCAATTGGAGATAAAATTAAAATTGATACAAGAACTGGCGAGTATATCGAAAGAGCTAATTAA